A genome region from Brachymonas denitrificans includes the following:
- a CDS encoding LysE family translocator, translating into MLLSPDVAIGFFGIAVLLALSPGPDNLFVITLSALRGVRAGLWVVLGLCSGLIVHTLAVAWGVAALFAASATAFTVLKLLGAAYLLYLAWGAWNAPASVVDDSGGPSVPDMTPMQAWLRGVIMNLTNPKVILFFLAFLPQFSNPARGSVAVQTFLLGLIFILAAGLTFSTLALLAGSIGRKLQRSASAQTWLNRSASVVFAGLALKLLVSQR; encoded by the coding sequence ATGCTGCTGTCTCCTGACGTCGCCATAGGGTTCTTCGGCATCGCCGTCCTGCTGGCACTTTCGCCCGGCCCGGACAATCTGTTCGTGATCACCCTCTCGGCCCTGCGCGGCGTGCGTGCGGGGCTGTGGGTGGTGCTGGGGCTGTGCAGCGGGCTGATCGTGCATACGCTGGCGGTGGCCTGGGGCGTGGCCGCCTTGTTCGCCGCCTCGGCCACGGCGTTTACGGTGCTCAAGCTGCTCGGCGCCGCCTATCTGCTGTATCTAGCCTGGGGTGCCTGGAACGCGCCAGCCAGCGTGGTGGACGATAGCGGCGGCCCGTCGGTGCCGGACATGACACCGATGCAGGCCTGGCTGCGCGGTGTCATCATGAACCTGACCAACCCCAAGGTGATTCTGTTCTTCCTGGCCTTCCTGCCGCAGTTCAGCAATCCCGCGCGTGGCAGCGTGGCCGTTCAGACCTTTCTGCTGGGATTGATCTTCATCCTCGCGGCCGGACTGACCTTTTCCACGCTGGCCCTGCTGGCCGGGAGCATCGGGCGCAAGCTGCAACGCTCCGCCAGCGCGCAGACCTGGCTCAATCGGAGCGCCAGCGTGGTGTTTGCCGGGTTGGCACTCAAGCTGCTGGTGTCGCAGCGCTAG
- the sstT gene encoding serine/threonine transporter SstT, with translation MMDSIKHFIRHGSLVTQIFMGLMVGIALAILWPDAARATILFGTLFVGALKAVAPLLVFVLVMSSIANHEKGVQTNMRTVLVLYAVGTFAAALVAAGGSFLFPMELTFKPVTEELSPPGNVIQVLKNLVLSMVDNPFKALMNANYIGVLTWAIVLGLGLRHADRATHRILVDVSDAVSWVVRLVIRFAPFGVMGLVADSVLTSGWDVLVHYLTLLGLLIGCMLVVALVVNPIIVAVMTRRNPFPLVFTCLRESGVTAFFTRSSAANIPVNMELAKRLGLNRDTYAISLPLGATINMAGAAVTINVLTLAAVHTLGIPVDFGTTLLLCVVASIAACGVSGVAGGSLLLIPMACSLFGIPNDISMQVVGVGFVIGVLQDAFETALNSSTDVLFTAAADPVMRAR, from the coding sequence ATGATGGATTCGATCAAGCATTTCATCCGGCATGGTTCGCTGGTGACGCAAATTTTCATGGGCCTGATGGTGGGCATTGCGCTCGCCATCCTGTGGCCCGATGCAGCCCGGGCCACGATTCTGTTCGGCACGCTGTTCGTGGGGGCGCTCAAGGCTGTGGCACCGCTGCTGGTATTTGTGCTGGTGATGTCCTCCATCGCCAACCATGAAAAAGGCGTGCAGACCAATATGCGCACCGTGCTGGTCCTGTATGCAGTCGGCACCTTTGCCGCCGCCCTGGTCGCGGCCGGCGGCAGCTTCCTGTTCCCGATGGAGCTGACCTTCAAGCCTGTCACCGAAGAGCTCTCGCCCCCGGGCAACGTGATCCAGGTGTTGAAGAACCTGGTGCTGAGCATGGTCGACAACCCGTTCAAGGCCCTGATGAATGCCAACTACATCGGTGTGCTGACCTGGGCCATCGTGCTCGGCCTGGGCCTGCGCCATGCCGATCGCGCCACGCACAGAATCCTGGTCGACGTCTCCGATGCCGTCTCTTGGGTGGTGCGTCTGGTGATCCGCTTCGCGCCGTTCGGCGTGATGGGTCTGGTGGCCGACTCCGTGCTGACTTCCGGCTGGGATGTGCTGGTGCATTATCTGACCCTGCTGGGGCTGCTGATCGGCTGCATGCTGGTGGTGGCGCTGGTGGTGAACCCCATCATCGTTGCCGTCATGACGCGCCGCAATCCCTTCCCGCTGGTCTTCACGTGCCTGCGCGAGAGCGGCGTGACGGCCTTCTTCACGCGCAGCTCGGCGGCCAACATTCCGGTAAACATGGAGCTGGCCAAGCGTCTGGGCCTGAACCGCGACACCTACGCCATTTCGCTGCCGCTGGGCGCCACCATCAACATGGCCGGAGCGGCAGTTACCATCAACGTGCTGACACTGGCAGCCGTGCATACCCTGGGCATCCCGGTGGATTTCGGCACCACGTTGCTGCTGTGCGTGGTGGCGTCCATCGCTGCCTGCGGTGTCTCCGGTGTGGCGGGCGGCTCGTTGCTGCTGATCCCGATGGCGTGCAGCCTGTTCGGCATTCCCAACGACATTTCCATGCAGGTCGTTGGTGTCGGCTTCGTGATCGGCGTGCTGCAGGATGCGTTTGAGACGGCGCTGAACTCCTCGACCGACGTGCTGTTCACGGCCGCTGCCGATCCGGTGATGCGCGCCCGCTGA
- the nadC gene encoding carboxylating nicotinate-nucleotide diphosphorylase gives MFEFNESLDEARIRNIRDALTEDIGVCDWTGQLVPVPKPVTARVLVREEAVLCGRAWFEGCMRGVDPDLTLEWHYEEGDRMAANTDVCHIRGEARSIFTAERAALNFLQLLSGTATLTRRYVDAIAGVSEKGCAVLDTRKTIPGLRQAQKYAVRVGGGQNQRMALWHGILIKENHIAAAGGIPQVLDNARALDAGVEIQIEVENLDQLQQALEAGATSVLLDNFTLQAMRDAVALTAGRALLEASGGVQLDTMREIAATGVDRISIGKLTKDVVATDYSLRIVG, from the coding sequence ATGTTTGAATTCAACGAATCCCTCGACGAAGCCCGCATCCGCAATATCCGCGATGCCCTCACGGAAGACATCGGTGTCTGCGACTGGACCGGCCAGCTGGTTCCGGTTCCCAAGCCGGTGACAGCTCGCGTGCTGGTGCGGGAAGAGGCCGTGCTGTGCGGCCGTGCCTGGTTCGAGGGCTGCATGCGCGGGGTCGATCCGGACCTGACGCTGGAGTGGCACTACGAGGAAGGCGACCGGATGGCCGCCAACACCGATGTCTGCCACATCCGCGGCGAGGCGCGTTCCATCTTTACCGCCGAGCGCGCGGCGCTCAACTTCCTGCAACTGCTCAGTGGTACCGCGACGCTCACGCGCCGCTATGTGGATGCGATTGCCGGCGTGTCGGAGAAGGGCTGTGCCGTGCTGGACACGCGCAAGACCATTCCCGGCCTGCGCCAGGCGCAGAAATACGCCGTGCGTGTCGGTGGCGGCCAGAACCAGCGTATGGCGCTGTGGCATGGCATCCTGATCAAGGAGAACCACATCGCCGCCGCTGGAGGCATTCCGCAGGTGCTGGACAACGCCCGCGCGCTCGATGCCGGCGTGGAGATCCAGATCGAGGTCGAAAACCTCGACCAGCTGCAGCAGGCGCTGGAGGCCGGTGCCACCAGTGTGCTGCTGGACAACTTCACCCTGCAGGCCATGCGCGACGCCGTGGCGCTGACGGCCGGCCGCGCTCTGCTGGAAGCCTCGGGTGGCGTGCAGCTGGATACCATGCGCGAGATCGCCGCGACCGGTGTTGACCGCATTTCCATCGGCAAGCTGACCAAGGACGTGGTGGCCACCGATTACTCTCTGCGTATCGTCGGCTGA
- the nadA gene encoding quinolinate synthase NadA: MTASTPIPISKEFDYPLQNAEGVTCTAHAWAKVPPQLNKAERDALMQKSAELLKARNAVLVAHYYVDGDLQDLALATGGCVSDSLEMARFGRDHEAQTLVVAGVRFMGESAKILSPEKTVLMPDLDATCSLDLGCPIDEFSAFCDAHPDRKVVVYANTSAAVKARADWMVTSSCALAIVNHLKDKGEKILWAPDRHLGKYIQQQTGADMLMWQGACIVHDEFKGLELDLLRKQYPGAKILVHPESPTSVVQQADVVGSTSQLLKAVIDGAEGETFIVATDNGIMHRMRQLAPGKTLIEAPTAGNSATCKSCAHCPWMAMNALQGVVDCLEQGSGEVFVDPEVGRKAAGCITRMLDFVKEHPEALVVKDGGRLAGMTPGIGAA, translated from the coding sequence ATGACCGCTTCCACGCCCATTCCCATCAGCAAGGAGTTTGACTACCCGTTGCAGAACGCAGAAGGCGTCACATGCACCGCCCACGCCTGGGCCAAGGTGCCGCCGCAGCTGAACAAGGCCGAGCGCGATGCGCTGATGCAGAAAAGCGCCGAGCTGCTGAAGGCGCGCAATGCCGTGCTGGTGGCGCACTACTACGTGGATGGCGATTTGCAGGATCTGGCGCTGGCCACGGGCGGCTGTGTATCCGATTCGCTCGAAATGGCGCGCTTCGGCCGCGACCATGAGGCACAGACGCTGGTCGTGGCCGGCGTGCGCTTCATGGGCGAGAGTGCCAAGATCCTGAGCCCGGAAAAAACCGTGCTGATGCCAGATCTGGACGCGACCTGTTCGCTCGATCTGGGCTGCCCGATCGACGAATTCAGCGCCTTCTGTGATGCCCACCCGGATCGCAAGGTGGTGGTTTATGCCAACACCAGCGCGGCGGTGAAGGCGCGTGCCGACTGGATGGTGACCAGCTCCTGTGCGCTCGCCATCGTCAACCACCTGAAGGACAAGGGCGAGAAAATCCTGTGGGCGCCCGATCGCCATTTGGGCAAGTACATCCAGCAGCAGACCGGCGCGGACATGCTGATGTGGCAGGGTGCCTGCATCGTGCACGACGAATTCAAGGGCCTGGAGCTGGATCTGCTGCGCAAGCAGTATCCGGGCGCCAAAATCCTGGTACATCCCGAATCGCCCACCAGCGTGGTGCAGCAGGCTGACGTGGTTGGTTCCACCTCGCAGCTGCTCAAGGCCGTGATCGACGGTGCCGAGGGCGAAACCTTCATCGTTGCCACCGACAACGGCATCATGCACCGCATGCGCCAGCTGGCACCCGGCAAGACGCTGATCGAGGCGCCTACCGCCGGCAACAGCGCTACCTGCAAGAGCTGCGCGCACTGCCCCTGGATGGCCATGAACGCGCTGCAGGGCGTGGTCGATTGCCTGGAGCAGGGCAGCGGCGAGGTATTTGTCGACCCCGAGGTGGGCCGCAAGGCAGCGGGCTGCATTACGCGCATGCTGGATTTTGTCAAGGAGCACCCTGAGGCGCTGGTCGTCAAGGACGGCGGACGTCTGGCGGGCATGACGCCCGGCATCGGCGCCGCCTGA
- a CDS encoding lysophospholipid acyltransferase family protein, with protein MSAPQQPDHPPHRSASAPASAGNPLLRLYAPVAMVIGLVSLAAICLTWYPFAMLVGLLPLPGTLRRRIGRGAIFAGTRLYTWILRSLCFVRLDLSALQQLRQERALVVVANHPSLLDAILFMSQLPNTVCVMKASLQQNILFGAATRLAHYVSNASPMQMVRQACDELRRDAHLVIFPEGTRTSQWPINPCSPASAIMAQRAPAPMQQVFIEMSTPYLGKGWPLFKPPVLPLVVTMRLGQRIEAPGEQVAADIARQFEQDMREHFAAPSSSSHV; from the coding sequence ATGTCCGCGCCGCAGCAGCCCGACCATCCCCCGCACCGCTCCGCTTCAGCCCCTGCCAGTGCCGGAAATCCCCTGCTGCGCCTGTATGCGCCGGTGGCCATGGTGATCGGCCTCGTCTCGCTGGCGGCGATCTGCCTCACCTGGTATCCGTTTGCCATGCTGGTGGGCCTGTTGCCGCTGCCGGGCACGCTGCGTCGCCGCATCGGCCGCGGCGCGATCTTTGCCGGCACACGCCTCTACACCTGGATCCTGCGCAGCCTCTGCTTTGTGCGGCTGGACCTGAGCGCGCTGCAACAGCTGCGGCAGGAGCGCGCGCTGGTCGTCGTGGCCAACCACCCTTCCCTGCTCGACGCCATCCTGTTCATGTCGCAGCTGCCCAATACGGTGTGCGTGATGAAGGCCTCGTTGCAGCAGAACATCCTGTTCGGCGCCGCCACGCGGCTGGCGCATTACGTCAGCAACGCCTCGCCAATGCAGATGGTCCGCCAGGCCTGCGACGAGTTGCGGCGCGATGCGCATCTGGTGATCTTTCCCGAAGGCACGCGCACCTCGCAGTGGCCGATCAACCCCTGCAGCCCGGCCAGCGCCATCATGGCGCAGCGCGCGCCTGCGCCCATGCAGCAGGTATTCATCGAGATGAGCACGCCGTACCTGGGCAAGGGCTGGCCGCTGTTCAAGCCGCCGGTGCTGCCGCTGGTCGTCACTATGCGGCTGGGCCAGCGCATCGAGGCGCCGGGCGAGCAGGTGGCGGCCGACATCGCCCGCCAGTTCGAGCAGGACATGCGCGAACATTTCGCAGCCCCTTCCAGTTCCAGCCATGTCTGA
- a CDS encoding glycosyltransferase family 2 protein, with protein sequence MSDTPSAAGAPLPSRTHLVLIPSYNPGPKVRETVLGARAQWNPVWVVVDGSTDGSAALLQRMADEDSGLKVLVLPQNSGKGSAVLHGLRRAAQEGFTHALTMDSDGQHPAHLIPAFMQQSQQQPEAMVLGKPVFDAGAPRLRVNGRKVSNFWANLETLWNGIGDSLYGFRVYPIAPLARIMQRQRWMRRFDFDPEAVVRLSWSGVPALNIDAPVRYFQASEGGVSHFKYLRDNTLLTWMHTRLFLGFVLRLPLLIWRKLAR encoded by the coding sequence ATGTCTGATACCCCGAGCGCTGCCGGCGCGCCCCTGCCTTCACGCACCCATCTGGTGCTGATCCCGAGCTACAACCCCGGGCCGAAAGTGCGCGAAACCGTGCTGGGCGCGCGTGCGCAGTGGAATCCGGTCTGGGTGGTGGTGGATGGCAGCACCGATGGCAGCGCCGCCCTGCTGCAGCGCATGGCGGACGAGGACAGCGGGCTGAAGGTGCTGGTGCTGCCGCAGAACAGCGGCAAGGGCTCTGCCGTGCTGCACGGCCTGCGCCGCGCGGCCCAGGAAGGCTTCACCCATGCGCTGACCATGGATTCGGACGGCCAGCACCCTGCGCACCTGATTCCGGCATTCATGCAGCAGTCGCAGCAACAGCCGGAGGCCATGGTGCTGGGCAAGCCGGTGTTCGATGCCGGCGCGCCGCGCCTGCGCGTGAACGGGCGCAAGGTGTCCAATTTCTGGGCCAACCTGGAAACGCTGTGGAACGGCATCGGCGACTCGCTATACGGCTTTCGCGTCTATCCGATTGCCCCGCTGGCACGCATCATGCAGCGGCAGCGCTGGATGCGCCGCTTCGATTTCGACCCGGAGGCGGTGGTGCGCCTGTCGTGGAGCGGCGTGCCTGCGCTGAATATCGATGCACCGGTGCGCTACTTCCAGGCCAGCGAAGGCGGCGTGTCGCACTTCAAGTATTTGCGCGACAACACCCTGCTCACCTGGATGCACACGCGGCTGTTCCTGGGGTTTGTGCTGCGGCTGCCGCTGCTGATCTGGCGCAAGCTGGCGCGTTGA
- a CDS encoding cation:proton antiporter → MSVASEALSGVHKSELLLFFTLLQLCVIVLAGRIGANLALRWGQSAAVGEIIIGIVLGPTLFGWLWPDAFNFVFRSTPGDAMQILSQIGLILLMFQIGMEFEFSHLAEKEHRRSVTRIAVASMVVPFGFGYALGYWMTPILTPQANPTAAALFVGTAFSITALPILGRMLIEFDIARKPLGVIAISAAAINDVVGWLLLALVTMLAVSGFDAAQFGSTLALLVLYVAVCWWGVRPLLRWCVRHLGGGEDWSNNLLGVILVLVFLSAIVTYKLGIFAIFGGFMLGVLLHDQPQFVEAWRRHIGQFVNVFFLPIFFTYTGLRTDIGGLDSLGLWGWCAIVVLAACIGKYLPSYLAARSAGMSHGESQIVGVMMNTRALMELIVINIGYDLGVISKNVFTMLVIMAIVSTVITTPVLRHYLPKLGYRQVKTHVPEEVTAD, encoded by the coding sequence ATGAGCGTCGCCAGCGAAGCCCTGTCCGGGGTGCACAAGAGCGAACTGCTGCTGTTCTTCACGCTGCTGCAGCTGTGCGTGATCGTGCTGGCCGGCCGCATTGGTGCCAACCTGGCCTTGCGCTGGGGACAGTCTGCCGCCGTGGGCGAGATCATCATCGGCATTGTTCTCGGCCCGACGCTGTTCGGCTGGCTGTGGCCGGATGCCTTCAATTTCGTGTTCCGCTCCACGCCGGGCGACGCGATGCAGATTCTTTCACAGATAGGGTTAATTCTGCTGATGTTCCAGATCGGGATGGAATTTGAATTCTCCCACCTCGCTGAAAAGGAACATCGGCGCAGCGTGACGCGCATCGCCGTGGCCAGCATGGTGGTGCCGTTCGGCTTCGGCTATGCGCTGGGCTACTGGATGACGCCCATCCTCACGCCACAGGCCAATCCCACGGCAGCGGCTTTGTTCGTGGGCACGGCATTCTCGATCACGGCACTGCCGATCCTGGGGCGCATGCTGATCGAGTTCGACATTGCGCGCAAGCCGCTGGGGGTGATTGCCATCAGCGCGGCCGCCATCAATGACGTGGTGGGCTGGCTGCTGCTGGCGCTGGTGACCATGCTGGCGGTGTCCGGTTTCGATGCCGCGCAATTCGGCTCCACCCTGGCGCTGCTGGTGCTGTACGTGGCAGTGTGCTGGTGGGGCGTGCGGCCCTTGCTGCGCTGGTGTGTGCGCCACCTGGGCGGGGGCGAAGACTGGAGCAACAACCTGCTGGGCGTGATTCTGGTGCTGGTGTTCCTCAGTGCCATCGTGACCTACAAGCTGGGCATTTTTGCCATCTTCGGCGGCTTCATGCTGGGGGTGCTGCTGCACGACCAGCCGCAATTCGTGGAAGCCTGGCGGCGTCACATCGGGCAGTTCGTCAACGTGTTCTTTCTGCCGATTTTTTTCACCTACACCGGGCTGCGCACCGACATCGGCGGGCTGGACAGTCTGGGCCTGTGGGGCTGGTGTGCCATCGTGGTGCTGGCCGCCTGCATCGGCAAGTATCTGCCGTCCTACCTGGCCGCGCGTTCAGCCGGCATGTCGCACGGGGAGTCGCAGATCGTCGGCGTGATGATGAACACGCGCGCACTGATGGAGCTGATCGTGATCAACATCGGCTACGACCTGGGCGTGATCTCGAAGAACGTGTTCACCATGCTGGTCATCATGGCGATCGTGAGCACGGTGATCACCACGCCGGTGTTGCGGCATTACCTGCCGAAGCTGGGCTACCGGCAGGTGAAGACCCATGTGCCGGAGGAAGTGACGGCGGACTAG
- the fabG gene encoding 3-oxoacyl-ACP reductase FabG yields the protein MSSSSSRQRHALVTGASGDLGSAIARRLSQAGCHVWVHASSQPARADAVVQAIRAAGGSADPVVFDVTDAAAVQQALATLLEQHPIDILVNNAGVHDDAAFPGMTAAQWQRVLQVNLDGFFHVTQPLTMPMVRQRWGRIINISSVAALAGNRGQVNYAAAKGGLQAATRALSLELASRNITVNAVAPGIIAGSMTEGVFDDKLIKDMVPAKRAGKPEEVAELVAFLASDAAAYITGQTISINGGLYA from the coding sequence ATGTCCTCTTCCTCTTCCCGTCAGCGCCATGCGCTCGTGACCGGCGCCAGCGGCGATCTCGGTTCCGCCATCGCCCGCCGTCTGTCCCAGGCCGGCTGCCATGTCTGGGTGCATGCCAGCAGCCAGCCGGCCCGTGCAGATGCCGTGGTGCAGGCGATCCGCGCGGCAGGCGGCAGTGCCGATCCCGTCGTGTTCGACGTGACCGATGCGGCTGCCGTACAGCAGGCGCTCGCCACCCTGCTGGAGCAGCACCCCATCGACATCCTCGTCAACAACGCCGGCGTGCATGACGACGCCGCCTTCCCCGGCATGACGGCCGCGCAGTGGCAGCGCGTGCTGCAGGTGAATCTGGATGGTTTCTTCCATGTCACACAGCCGCTGACCATGCCCATGGTGCGCCAGCGCTGGGGGCGCATCATCAATATTTCCTCGGTGGCGGCGCTGGCCGGCAACCGTGGGCAGGTGAACTATGCCGCTGCCAAGGGCGGGCTGCAGGCAGCCACCCGCGCGCTGTCGCTGGAACTGGCCAGCCGCAACATCACGGTCAATGCCGTGGCGCCCGGCATCATCGCCGGCAGCATGACCGAAGGCGTGTTCGACGACAAGCTGATCAAGGACATGGTGCCCGCCAAACGCGCCGGCAAGCCGGAAGAGGTGGCTGAACTGGTCGCCTTCCTCGCATCGGACGCAGCTGCCTACATCACCGGCCAGACCATTTCCATCAACGGGGGCCTGTACGCATGA
- a CDS encoding hydroxymyristoyl-ACP dehydratase, whose protein sequence is MLMSQSEIAARIPHQGSMCLLQEVRELDEQHIVCTTRTHLDAANPMRENGRMGAALGIEYAAQAMALHCALQQQQGERPRGGYLTSVRDVQLHAETLDASSEPLTVRAERIAASEQTAMYQFSLHAGESLLVQGRIAAMLDVAAPLQT, encoded by the coding sequence ATGCTGATGAGCCAGAGCGAGATCGCCGCACGCATCCCGCACCAGGGCAGCATGTGCCTGCTGCAGGAAGTGCGTGAGCTGGATGAGCAGCACATCGTCTGCACCACCCGCACCCATCTGGATGCCGCCAACCCCATGCGCGAGAACGGCCGCATGGGCGCTGCGCTGGGCATCGAGTATGCAGCGCAGGCCATGGCCCTGCATTGCGCCCTGCAACAGCAACAGGGCGAGCGCCCGCGTGGCGGCTACCTGACCAGCGTGCGCGACGTGCAACTGCATGCCGAAACGCTGGATGCCAGCTCCGAACCCCTGACCGTGCGCGCCGAGCGCATCGCCGCCAGCGAACAGACGGCCATGTACCAGTTCAGCCTGCATGCCGGCGAGAGCCTGCTGGTGCAGGGGCGCATTGCCGCCATGCTGGATGTGGCGGCTCCCTTACAGACCTGA
- a CDS encoding beta-ketoacyl synthase chain length factor encodes MTTSSLQLWVHGLAVLGPGLANWPQAQAVLSGQEAYVPAATVLPVPEMLPPAERRRSSRVIKLVMALGTEACAQAGMAPSALASVFSSSTGDGHNYHAICEVLASDQRDVSPTRFHNSVHNTAAGYWCIAAQATGPCQVLAAYDASFAAGLLEAAVQGVCEARDMLLVAYDADYPEPLRATRPVPDAAGLAMVLRPQPHAGALARLDIRWLGSDAAAQAASVNGQSLPDPALEQLRTSIPAMRALPLLQQLASGQAGRVLLPSLPGQWLQVDVTPC; translated from the coding sequence ATGACCACATCGTCTCTGCAATTGTGGGTGCATGGCCTTGCCGTACTGGGACCGGGGCTGGCCAATTGGCCGCAGGCACAGGCGGTTCTGTCGGGGCAGGAGGCTTATGTCCCCGCTGCCACCGTGCTGCCGGTCCCCGAGATGCTGCCCCCGGCCGAACGCCGTCGTTCCAGCCGCGTCATCAAGCTCGTGATGGCCTTGGGCACCGAGGCCTGTGCGCAAGCCGGCATGGCTCCCTCCGCGCTGGCATCGGTGTTCAGCTCGTCCACCGGCGATGGCCACAACTACCATGCCATTTGCGAGGTGCTGGCCAGCGACCAGCGCGACGTATCGCCCACCCGTTTCCACAACTCGGTGCACAACACCGCAGCCGGCTACTGGTGCATTGCCGCGCAGGCAACCGGCCCGTGCCAGGTGCTGGCGGCCTACGATGCCAGCTTTGCCGCCGGCCTGCTGGAGGCAGCCGTGCAGGGTGTTTGCGAAGCGCGCGACATGCTGCTGGTGGCCTATGACGCTGACTATCCCGAACCCCTGCGTGCAACGCGTCCGGTGCCCGACGCGGCCGGTCTCGCCATGGTGCTGCGCCCGCAGCCGCATGCCGGGGCGCTGGCGCGCCTGGATATCCGCTGGCTGGGAAGCGATGCCGCGGCGCAGGCGGCGAGCGTGAACGGCCAGAGCCTGCCCGACCCCGCGCTGGAGCAACTGCGCACCAGCATTCCCGCCATGCGCGCCTTGCCGCTGCTGCAGCAACTGGCCAGCGGCCAGGCGGGCAGGGTGCTGCTGCCGTCGTTGCCCGGCCAGTGGCTGCAGGTGGATGTCACGCCATGCTGA
- a CDS encoding beta-ketoacyl-[acyl-carrier-protein] synthase family protein produces MNPILLTHYTATTCLGVGNAALLQALRDMRSGLAPCDFDTVNFPTWAGTVASLDEVALPQALQHYDCRNNRLAQLGLQADGFADAVRQAMQRHGADRVAVVLGTSTAGIYSTELAYRERDAQTGVLPLHFHYAETHNTYSVGAFVKDWFSLQGPAEVVSTACSSSAKVFASAARLLQAGLIDAVVVGGVDTLCLTTLYGFRSLGLTSANACRPYDGARDGLSIGEAAAFALVERAPEDRQALPAGSILLTGYGETSDAHHMSAPHPEGAGAQAAMQAALQMAGLQPQDIGYINLHGTATPSNDLAEGKAVRAVFGAETPCSSTKGFTGHTLGAAGGVEAVVCALALTHGLGPGSAGTQALDSAIAPLNYLLQPRTLPLQHALSNSFGFGGSNCSLVFSRVGGSA; encoded by the coding sequence GTGAACCCGATCCTTCTCACCCATTACACGGCCACCACCTGCCTGGGCGTCGGCAATGCAGCGCTGCTGCAGGCCCTGCGCGACATGCGCAGCGGGCTGGCGCCGTGCGATTTCGATACGGTCAATTTTCCGACCTGGGCCGGCACCGTCGCCAGCTTGGACGAAGTGGCCTTGCCGCAAGCCCTGCAGCACTACGATTGCCGCAACAACCGGCTGGCCCAGCTCGGTTTGCAGGCAGACGGCTTTGCCGACGCCGTGCGCCAGGCCATGCAGCGCCATGGCGCCGATCGGGTGGCGGTGGTTCTGGGCACCAGCACCGCCGGCATCTATTCGACGGAGCTGGCCTACCGTGAGCGCGACGCACAGACCGGGGTCCTGCCTTTACATTTCCATTACGCCGAAACCCACAACACCTATTCGGTCGGCGCCTTCGTCAAGGACTGGTTCAGCCTGCAGGGGCCGGCCGAGGTGGTTTCCACGGCTTGTTCCTCGTCGGCCAAGGTGTTTGCCAGTGCGGCCCGCCTGTTGCAGGCCGGGCTGATCGATGCCGTGGTGGTGGGGGGCGTGGACACCCTGTGCCTCACAACGCTGTATGGCTTCCGCTCGCTGGGCCTGACCTCCGCAAACGCCTGCCGTCCCTATGACGGCGCGCGTGACGGCCTCTCGATTGGCGAAGCGGCGGCCTTTGCGCTGGTGGAGCGTGCACCGGAAGACCGGCAGGCATTGCCGGCAGGCAGCATTCTGCTCACCGGCTATGGCGAAACCAGCGATGCCCATCACATGTCGGCGCCGCATCCAGAAGGGGCAGGTGCCCAGGCCGCGATGCAGGCCGCTCTGCAGATGGCCGGGCTGCAGCCGCAGGATATCGGCTACATCAACCTGCACGGCACCGCCACGCCGAGCAACGACCTGGCCGAGGGCAAGGCGGTGCGCGCAGTGTTTGGCGCGGAGACGCCCTGCAGCTCGACCAAGGGTTTTACCGGCCATACGCTGGGTGCCGCGGGCGGCGTCGAGGCGGTGGTGTGTGCGCTGGCGCTCACGCACGGCTTGGGGCCGGGGAGTGCCGGTACGCAGGCGCTGGATTCGGCCATTGCGCCGTTGAACTATCTGCTGCAGCCACGAACGCTGCCGCTGCAGCATGCACTGAGCAACTCCTTCGGCTTTGGCGGCAGCAACTGCAGTCTGGTGTTCAGCCGCGTGGGAGGTAGCGCATGA